CCTCGCTGGATTAAAGCACCATCATGGAGAACACGAGAACGAACAGGGCCACGGTTTCCACGATACCCAAGACCATCAGGTAGTTCACCATGCCCTTGCCGGTTTCACCGAGAGCATCGCAAGCCACAGCTGCGGACTTGCCCTGGTACCAGGCAGAAGCCATCATACCGAGACCGCCGAAGATACCGGCACCGAGGCAGCCGCCCCAGTTGGTAAAGCCGGATTCGGCAGCCTTGCTCAGGATGAAGTTCATCAGGAGCATGCCGTAAATCGTCTGGGAAATCGGGGCACCCACGAACACCAGCAAGGTGAAGAGAGCGCTCTTGCCCTGGGCATAAGCCTTCTTCCACATGGTGATGGCGGACATACCAGCCGTTCCGCAACCAAGGGCGGAGCCCATTGCCGCAATGCCGAGAGCGGCAGCAGCACCCATTTTAGCGAGAGTAACCATTGTATTCGGTTCCATTGTTTTTTCCTCATTAAGTAGCGGGAATCATCCCTTGGTTTAATTTTTCTGCTTGGCGAATGGTGCGAACGCGAATCCGCTCCATTCCTGGCCAAGTCCATTTGAAAATTCGAGTGTGTTAAGACGTACGGCGTGGACGGCGACGCCCATGACCGCAAGCGCGATGTTCAGGCCATGCACGAAGAGCAGCAGGAAGGCAGCCCCGGCGATACCGACAGCGGAGCCGAACAGCGGCGAAAGCATGTCGTTGAACGCCTCGGCGATGGCCGCACCGGACATGCCCACAGCAAACAGACGGATGTAGCTGATCACGTCGGTAAAGCTGTTCACCACGTCGAGCACCAGCATCGGAATGCTGATGAAGTCCTGCTTGAGCCTCTTGGGCGGCACGGTAAAGAGCACCAGAAGTACGGCTTCCACGATGAACATCGGGATGACGAACTTCGGCATATCGATACCGAGCACCATCTGGCAGGCCAGGAAGAACATCACCCAGCAGCCGATGAGCCAGCCCACCTGCGCCATGAACGTGGAGTCCTTGCGCTTGATGCGCACGCAGACGTTCCACACGTGAGCGATACTCAGGTGGACCACGGCGATGCAGAAGCAGAACAGCTGGATATGTTGCATCTGGGAGGCACCCGCCGCCTTCGGCACGAAGCTATCGGGCAGCAGCGTAATCGACTGGGCGAAGGCCTTGTAGGCTTCGAACTTCGCAGGGTCAGTCGGGGCACTGGTGCGGATCCAGAGCATCGCGTTCTTCAGCGGTTCAGGCAACCAGCCGTAGTTGGTGATGTCCAGGTAATACGTCCACCCCGCAAGCGCTGGGCTAAGTCCCAAGAAGCTTGCGTTGATGACACCCCACACGATGGTGGCGATGCTCATGAGGTAGATAAAGTGGAAACCAGCAGGGTTCGCCTTCGGCATCTTGGAGCGGGCAAAGAGCGCAAGACCGAGGAACAACAGGCCGTAAGCCGAGTCGCCCACAATCATCGCAAAGAAGATGCTGAAGAAGCAAAGGAACACGCTCGACACATCCACTTCCTTGTACCCCGGCGAAATGCCGATGATGTCGTACAGGAACTGCATGGGACGGCTGAGCTTGCTGTAGGTCAACAGCGTCGGAATATCGTCGTCCTCGGCGGGGTCGTCCACCAGGAGGCCCCAGCCGTGTTCGCGGGCGGCCTTCTCGAGTTCGCCGACGCGCGGAGCCGGGCAGAAGCCCTGCACGGCAGCGACGTTCTTGTCGCCCACCATCGAGGCTTCGGCTTCGACCATGCGGTAGTCGTCACCCACTTCGAGGAGTTTGTCCTCGATAGATTCGCGGGCACCCGAAAGTTCACCCAGGCGTTTCTCGACGCGGGCAAGCGTTTCCTTGGCTTTCGCTTCCATTTCGCGGTATTCGGCAAGGGACTTCTGCGGCATCGTGAGTTCGGTGAAGTTCCCCTTCACGGCGACAGGGGCTTCTCCCCTGCTCACGACAGCCACATACTTGCCGTTTTCATCCTGGCCGAATTCTTCGATAGAGCCTTCGCCCTCGAGTTCGAACGGGATTTTACCGTCATGGAGCTGGTAAAGTTTGACATAGATACCCTTCGCCTGCAAGGCAGCTGCCGTTGCGGGGTCCAGGTTCTTGAACATGGAAAGTTTAGTGAGTTCCTCTTCGGCCTGTTCCTTGTCGATTTCCGCCTGTTTGCTTTCGGCAACCAGATTCTGGATTTCATCGATAAGGCTTGCAGCCGGAGCGGCTTCCTTCACAGGAGTCACACCCTTCGGGGCTTTTTCGGGCACCACTTCCAAGGCCTTCTGCACGCGGTTCATTTCGCCGCGGACCTTGTTCAGCTTGGCGCCTGCAGCCGCCTTGAGGGGCGTGAGGTGCAAAATTTCAAGCGTACGGAGCGCCTGGAGCGTCTCTTCAACTGCACTAGCAACCGTCAGCACCGTCACTTTCTTCATAGGAGTAATCATGCGGCGGCCTCCTTCGCGAGTGCATCCTGGGCAGCGGTACGGGCGGTAGCCTTACCCTTAGCAAGCTTGCTGCGGGCAACGCCGGACGTCTGCTGGTCGCCCAGGAAGATGTTGATAACGCGGATATTTTCCTTCGCTTCGGGAATCTTCACCTTTTCGAACAGGTTCACGCGCTGGCTCGTGGTACGCAGTTCCTTCGAGAGGAGTTCGTACTGACGCTCGAGCACGCGGCGTTCCAGACGCAGCGAAATCAGGCCCTGAAGGCTTCTGATACCGTCGTCCAGCCACACGGGCGTGGTGAAGAAATCCGGAATGGCGATATTAAAGTCTACCCCGTCGTATGTCGGAATCTTCACGCCGGCGATGTTACCTTCGCCCTGGCGCACTTCCTTCACCGACAGGTACTTTGACCATTCGATGGGTTCGGCAAACAGCGAAATCCAAGAAGCCATGCTCTTGCGGAGCTTGTCCTCCTCTTCTCGCTTTGCCATCACCCTCTCCTGGAGCGTGCGCATTTCCATCTGCAGCTGCTGCTTTTTCAACAGCAACGTCGGCAGATAGCGCTGGAAGCGCTTCAATGCGTCGCGTTCCGCCTTGAGGGCGTTTTTAGTTAACTTGACCTTCGCCATATTACCCCTTCTTGGGCCAATATTCGTTGATCATCTTGGTCGGAATACCCGTTTCTTCGGGTGCGAAACAGTCAGCAAGGATTTCCCAGCCAAGGTCCAGAGCCTTTTCCAGCGGAATGTTGACGGAAAGGTCCATCATTTCGCTTTCGAAACGCTGGCCATACTTCAACAGCTTCTGGTCCCAGTTACTCATGTTGAAGCCCATGGACTGCTTTTCCAAAGTTTCCTTGTAGCTTGCGTACAGCTGAATCATGGTGTTCATGATGGTACGGTGGTCGCTACGGGTCTTGCCGTTCACCTGCTGTTTCAAACGAGACAGAGAACCGAACGGTTCGATACGGCCCTTACGCAGGTAGAACTGACCTTCGGTAATGTAACCGGTGTTATCCGGAACTGGGTGAGTCACGTCGTCACCAGGCATGGTCGTCACAGCCAGAATGGTGATGGAGCCCGAACCTTCGAAGTCCACAGCCTTTTCGTAACGGCTAGCAAGCTGAGAGTAAAGGTCGCCGGGATAACCACGGTTCGACGGAATCTGTTCCATCGTAATAGCGATTTCCTTCATGGCGTCTGCAAAGTTCGTCATGTCGGTGAGGAGCACGAGCACGTTCTTGCCTTCGGTAGCAAACTTTTCAGCCACAGCCAAAGAAGCATCCGGCACGAGCAAGCATTCCACGATCGGGTCAGAGGCGGTGTGCATGAACATCACCGTACGGCTAAGGGCACCGTTCTTTTCGAGGAAGTCCTTCAAGTACAGGTAGTCATCGTGCTTCAGGCCCATGCCGCCGAGGATAATCACGTCCACTTCAGCCTGCAAGGCGATACGAGCCAAGAGTTCGTTGTAAGGTTCACCGGCGATAGAGAAAATCGGGAGCTTCTGCGAAACCACGAGCGTGTTGAACACGTCGATCATCGGGATACCCGTACGCACCATCGTCTTCGGGATGATACGCTTGGCGGGGTTCACGGAAGGGCCACCGATAGTAATGCGTTCGCCGTCCACTTCGGGACCGTTGTCGCGGGGCTTGCCGGCACCGTTAAACACGCGGCCAAGCAAGGCTTCGCTGTACGGAACCTTCATCGGTTCGCCAAGGAAGCGCACTTCGGAGTCAGTCGAAATACCACGGGCACCTGCGAACACCTGCAAGTCCACCATGTCGCCGTCGATACGGATCACGCGGGCAAGGGATGTTCCGAACGAGCTTGTCACCTGGGCAAGTTCCTGGTTTGCTACACCTTCGGCGCGGAGCGTAATCACGGAACCGGCGATGCGTTCAATACGATGGTATGCCACATTATGCATTAGCGGAAACCTCCTTCACGGAAGCGAAAATACTTTGTTCAAGATCCTTGAATTCCTGGGAATCGAACTTGACGCGGTTCCAGTCCTTCGTCGACTGAGTGAGCTTAAGGAAGAACGTACGAGCGACGTCCTTTTCGCTGAACTTCATCGGGGTCTTGAGAATGGTGTAAACCTTATCGAACACGTACTTCTGACGTTCAGCAGAGCAAGCGGCGTCGATTTCGTTATAGGCGTCCTGCTGCAGATAAACGGCATCGAGGTATTCGGACTTCAGGTAAATCACGAAGTCGTCAATCGAGGTACCTTCTTCGCCCACCACCTTCATCATGTTGTTTACGTCCACGCCGTTTGCGAGGATGTGACGGGCTTCGGCAACCTTCTTGGAATCGATGATGCCTTCGTACTTGGACCAAGAATCCAACGGGTGGATTGCCGGAAAGCGGCGCTGGTCGGAACGTTCACGGGAAAGGCCGAGGAATGCGCCCACCACCTTCAAGGTAGCCTGGGTCACCGGTTCTTCGAAGTTACCACCTGCAGGCGACACGGAACCGCAAATCGTCACGGAACCGGTAGAGCCGTCCTTCAGGCGAACCACGCCACCGCGTTCATAGAAGGCGGCAATCACGGATTCGAGGTAGGCCGGGAAGGCTTCTTCGCCCGGAATTTCTTCCAGACGGCCGCTCATTTCACGCAGAGCCTGTGCCCAACGGGATGTGGAGTCAGCCAAGAGGAGCACGTTCAGGCCCATCTGGCGGTAGTATTCGGCGAGAGTCACGCCCGTATACACGGAAGCTTCACGAGCAGCCACCGGCATCGAAGACGTGTTACAAATAATCAGCGTACGTTCCATGAGGGACTTGCCGGTACGCGGGTCAATCAGTTCAGGGAATTCGCGAAGGGTTTCCACCACTTCACCTGCACGTTCACCGCAAGCGGCCAAGATCACGATATCCACGTCGGCGTAGCGGCTCATGAGCTGCTGGAGCACGGTCTTGCCGGCACCGAAGGGGCCCGGCGTACAGAACGTACCGCCCTGCATCACGGGGAAGAACGTATCGATAATGCGCTGCTGCATGGTAAGGGGCTTGCTCGGGCGCAGGCGTTCTTCGTAGGCCTTGATCGGCATCTTCACCGGCCAGGTCTGCACCATGGTCACGTCCTGGGTTTCGCCCTTATCGTTCTTGAGCTTGGCGACCACATCTTCAACCACATGTTCGCCAGCGGCGGAGACCGATTCCACAGTCCACTTGCCCAGCAGGCGGAACGGCACCATGATGCGGTGCGTGAACACGCCTTCGGGAACGGTGCCGAGCGTATCGCCCGCGACCACCACATCGCCCACCTTCGCGACCGGGGTAAACGCCCACTTCTTGTCGCGGGGGAGCGCCTTCAAGTACTTACCACGCTGCAGGAAGAAGCCGCATTCTTCGGCAAGCTTCGGGAGCGGGTTCTGCAGACCGTCAAAGACCTGGGTCAAGAGGCCGGGGCCAAGTTCTACGGACAAAAGTTCGCCGGTGAATTCCACCTCGTCACCCGTCTTTAAGCCCGTGGTGTCTTCGAACACCTGGAGTTCGGCGTAGTCACCGCGGATACGGATGACTTCGCTCTTGAGGGGGATGACTTCGGACTTGCCGTCCTTGTTTTTCTGAGTAAGCTTGGCATACGCCACTTCGTTCTGGGACACGGCGCTTTCGAACTTGACGCGAATCAGGTTACCGTTGACGCCGATGATTTTTCCGATACTAGCCATTGAAAATGGACCTCCGGTCATTCCTGTGCCGCCGCAGAGGCGTATGCAGGATCGTTTGCATTAATAACATTCAACACGGCAGCGTCGCCCGCTTGTTCGGAGAGGCGCGCCCAACGTTCACAAATCTTCAGTTTGATCGCATAAGCGTAAACATGCTTGACGGTACCCTCGCCCACTCCCGCGAGCGAGTCCACAAGCCAGAAACGGGCCTTGTCGATATCCTGCTCTTTTTCCATAGGATTCGACTTGGCAAACGCATCTTGAATCATCTTGGCAAAGGCGACATCGTAACCCGGGAAGGACTTTTCCGTAAAACGGATATCGGGCCCCCATGCGCTTGCACGGAGCCTGCCCGAAACGTTCTTCATCTGGATTTCGTGGGCCTTGTAGGCGCGCACGAACTCGTCGTCGCACTCTTCGCATTCACCGTCATCGAGAAGGGCGTCCAAAGCGGAGATTTCCGAATCGGACAGCACACCGATGCAGCGGTGGCGAAAATCTTCCATACTGAGCGGGGCTGCATCGCCGAACTCAATCATCGGAAGAGATGCCATCAAGTAAGAAGGACTGCTCATCAAGTACCCGCGTTACTTCGCCTGTGCGGCAGCGTTTACCACTCTGGCAAGTTGCGGACGGAGCAGGGCCGAAA
The DNA window shown above is from Fibrobacter sp. UWP2 and carries:
- a CDS encoding V-type ATP synthase subunit B encodes the protein MHNVAYHRIERIAGSVITLRAEGVANQELAQVTSSFGTSLARVIRIDGDMVDLQVFAGARGISTDSEVRFLGEPMKVPYSEALLGRVFNGAGKPRDNGPEVDGERITIGGPSVNPAKRIIPKTMVRTGIPMIDVFNTLVVSQKLPIFSIAGEPYNELLARIALQAEVDVIILGGMGLKHDDYLYLKDFLEKNGALSRTVMFMHTASDPIVECLLVPDASLAVAEKFATEGKNVLVLLTDMTNFADAMKEIAITMEQIPSNRGYPGDLYSQLASRYEKAVDFEGSGSITILAVTTMPGDDVTHPVPDNTGYITEGQFYLRKGRIEPFGSLSRLKQQVNGKTRSDHRTIMNTMIQLYASYKETLEKQSMGFNMSNWDQKLLKYGQRFESEMMDLSVNIPLEKALDLGWEILADCFAPEETGIPTKMINEYWPKKG
- a CDS encoding DUF2764 family protein, translating into MASLPMIEFGDAAPLSMEDFRHRCIGVLSDSEISALDALLDDGECEECDDEFVRAYKAHEIQMKNVSGRLRASAWGPDIRFTEKSFPGYDVAFAKMIQDAFAKSNPMEKEQDIDKARFWLVDSLAGVGEGTVKHVYAYAIKLKICERWARLSEQAGDAAVLNVINANDPAYASAAAQE
- a CDS encoding V-type ATP synthase subunit A; this encodes MASIGKIIGVNGNLIRVKFESAVSQNEVAYAKLTQKNKDGKSEVIPLKSEVIRIRGDYAELQVFEDTTGLKTGDEVEFTGELLSVELGPGLLTQVFDGLQNPLPKLAEECGFFLQRGKYLKALPRDKKWAFTPVAKVGDVVVAGDTLGTVPEGVFTHRIMVPFRLLGKWTVESVSAAGEHVVEDVVAKLKNDKGETQDVTMVQTWPVKMPIKAYEERLRPSKPLTMQQRIIDTFFPVMQGGTFCTPGPFGAGKTVLQQLMSRYADVDIVILAACGERAGEVVETLREFPELIDPRTGKSLMERTLIICNTSSMPVAAREASVYTGVTLAEYYRQMGLNVLLLADSTSRWAQALREMSGRLEEIPGEEAFPAYLESVIAAFYERGGVVRLKDGSTGSVTICGSVSPAGGNFEEPVTQATLKVVGAFLGLSRERSDQRRFPAIHPLDSWSKYEGIIDSKKVAEARHILANGVDVNNMMKVVGEEGTSIDDFVIYLKSEYLDAVYLQQDAYNEIDAACSAERQKYVFDKVYTILKTPMKFSEKDVARTFFLKLTQSTKDWNRVKFDSQEFKDLEQSIFASVKEVSANA
- a CDS encoding V-type ATP synthase subunit K (produces ATP from ADP in the presence of a proton gradient across the membrane; the K subunit is a nonenzymatic component which binds the dimeric form by interacting with the G and E subunits) — encoded protein: MEPNTMVTLAKMGAAAALGIAAMGSALGCGTAGMSAITMWKKAYAQGKSALFTLLVFVGAPISQTIYGMLLMNFILSKAAESGFTNWGGCLGAGIFGGLGMMASAWYQGKSAAVACDALGETGKGMVNYLMVLGIVETVALFVLVFSMMVL
- a CDS encoding V-type ATP synthase subunit I translates to MITPMKKVTVLTVASAVEETLQALRTLEILHLTPLKAAAGAKLNKVRGEMNRVQKALEVVPEKAPKGVTPVKEAAPAASLIDEIQNLVAESKQAEIDKEQAEEELTKLSMFKNLDPATAAALQAKGIYVKLYQLHDGKIPFELEGEGSIEEFGQDENGKYVAVVSRGEAPVAVKGNFTELTMPQKSLAEYREMEAKAKETLARVEKRLGELSGARESIEDKLLEVGDDYRMVEAEASMVGDKNVAAVQGFCPAPRVGELEKAAREHGWGLLVDDPAEDDDIPTLLTYSKLSRPMQFLYDIIGISPGYKEVDVSSVFLCFFSIFFAMIVGDSAYGLLFLGLALFARSKMPKANPAGFHFIYLMSIATIVWGVINASFLGLSPALAGWTYYLDITNYGWLPEPLKNAMLWIRTSAPTDPAKFEAYKAFAQSITLLPDSFVPKAAGASQMQHIQLFCFCIAVVHLSIAHVWNVCVRIKRKDSTFMAQVGWLIGCWVMFFLACQMVLGIDMPKFVIPMFIVEAVLLVLFTVPPKRLKQDFISIPMLVLDVVNSFTDVISYIRLFAVGMSGAAIAEAFNDMLSPLFGSAVGIAGAAFLLLFVHGLNIALAVMGVAVHAVRLNTLEFSNGLGQEWSGFAFAPFAKQKN
- a CDS encoding V-type ATP synthase subunit D produces the protein MAKVKLTKNALKAERDALKRFQRYLPTLLLKKQQLQMEMRTLQERVMAKREEEDKLRKSMASWISLFAEPIEWSKYLSVKEVRQGEGNIAGVKIPTYDGVDFNIAIPDFFTTPVWLDDGIRSLQGLISLRLERRVLERQYELLSKELRTTSQRVNLFEKVKIPEAKENIRVINIFLGDQQTSGVARSKLAKGKATARTAAQDALAKEAAA